From Lolium perenne isolate Kyuss_39 chromosome 5, Kyuss_2.0, whole genome shotgun sequence, a single genomic window includes:
- the LOC127300071 gene encoding probable serine/threonine-protein kinase WNK8 — protein MSSPRWPERSPAARSNDNGYVETDPTGRYGRFDELLGKGAMKSVYKGFDEVRGVEVAWNQANLADVLRTPDALQRMYSEVHLLSTLRHDSIIAFHASWVSVSSTSPRGTGGAGCGRTFNFITELFSSGTLRAYRLRYPRVSLRAVRGWARQILRGLAYLHAHDPPVIHRDLKCDNVFVNGHQGTVKIGDLGLAAVLRDTQTAHSVIGTPEFMAPEMYDEEYDELVDVYSFGMCMLEMLTVEFPYAECSNPAQIYRKVTSGKLPDAFYRVEDADARRFVGRCLVPASHRPSAQELLLDPFLSTQDTTMTMSTPPSLPALSTRSDRKDEKAAAGRTDMTITGKLNSDSDTIFLKVQITDESGHTRNIYFPFDIAGDTAIEVATEMVKELDIENRDPSEIAAMIEQEILRLVPDWAGGNCGDQQEYYTYADDDDNEEQPPFYYLSSSPTSSHGSHCGVGPTASGLQGGHGDWLQDYGVSSDDDDTSSTRSGLHYSSEEAQPEENPSGVSKTGPVKATRFGPGDSSSAGQNVSPHAGRPRRRGGSPDDSGGDDGGRRGRQQQQQQGRLTRNRSMVDVRSQLLHRTLVEELNKRMFFNTVGAVENIGFRRIPGYGGGPSSSSGTRTSSRGGGEQRGRRSGKENKHQFFMV, from the exons ATGTCTAGCCCACGGTGGCCGGAGAGGTCACCGGCGGCGAGGAGCAACGACAACGGATACGTTGAGACCGACCCCACTGGTCGCTACGGCCGG TTCGACGAGCTCCTGGGCAAGGGAGCGATGAAGTCGGTGTACAAAGGGTTTGACGAGGTGCGCGGCGTGGAGGTGGCGTGGAACCAGGCCAACCTCGCCGACGTCCTCCGCACTCCCGACGCGCTGCAGCGCATGTACTCGGAGGTGCACCTCCTGAGCACGCTCCGGCACGACTCCATCATCGCCTTCCACGCCTCCTGGGTCTCCGTCTCCTCCACCTCGCCGCGCGGCACCGGCGGCGCGGGGTGCGGCCGCACCTTCAACTTCATCACCGAGCtcttctcctccggcaccctccgCGCGTACCGCCTCCGGTACCCGCGCGTGAGCCTCCGCGCCGTCCGCGGCTGGGCGCGGCAGATCCTCCGTGGCCTCGCCTACCTCCACGCCCACGACCCTCCGGTCATCCACCGCGACCTCAAGTGCGACAACGTGTTCGTGAACGGTCACCAGGGCACCGTCAAGATCGGCGACCTGGGcctcgccgccgtgctccgggacACCCAGACGGCGCACAGCGTGATCGGCACGCCGGAGTTCATGGCGCCCGAGATGTACGACGAGGAGTACGACGAGCTGGTGGACGTGTACTCGTTCGGGATGTGCATGCTGGAGATGCTCACGGTGGAGTTCCCCTACGCCGAGTGCTCCAACCCCGCGCAGATCTACAGGAAGGTCACCTCCGGCAAGCTGCCCGACGCCTTCTACCGGGTGGAGGACGCGGACGCGCGCAGGTTCGTCGGCCGGTGCCTCGTCCCGGCCTCGCACCGCCCCTCCGCGcaggagctcctcctcgacccttTCCTCTCCACGCAGGACACGACCATGACCATGTCAACGCCGCCGTCGCTGCCTGCCTTGTCTACCCGTAGCGACCGGAAAGATGAGAAGGCGGCGGCGGGGAGGACTGACATGACCATCACCGGCAAGCTCAACAGCGACAGCGACACCATCTTCCTCAAAGTGCAGATCACCGACGAATCAG GCCATACGAGGAACATCTACTTCCCATTCGACATTGCTGGTGACACGGCGATAGAGGTGGCGACGGAGATGGTGAAGGAGCTGGACATTGAGAACCGGGACCCCTCTGAGATTGCTGCCATGATCGAGCAGGAAATCCTGAGGCTGGTTCCCGACTGGGCCGGTGGCAACTGCGGCGATCAGCAAGAGTACTACACGTACGCGGATGATGACGACAACGAGGAGCAGCCTCCTTTCTACTACCTCTCTTCTTCCCCAACTTCGTCCCACGGCTCTCACTGTGGCGTGGGGCCCACGGCATCTGGACTGCAAGGAGGACATGGTGACTGGTTACAAG ATTATGGTgtaagcagcgacgacgacgacacgAGCTCCACGCGCTCTGGGCTGCACTACTCGTCGGAAGAGGCCCAGCCCGAAGAGAACCCCAGCGGCGTCTCCAAGACGGGCCCGGTGAAGGCGACTAGATTTGGCCCAGGTGACAGCAGCAGTGCAGGCCAGAACGTGTCCCCGCACGCCGGCCGGCCGCGGCGCCGTGGCGGGAGCCCCGACGacagcggcggcgacgacgggggGCGGCGGGGgaggcaacagcagcagcagcagggtcGCCTGACGAGGAACCGTTCGATGGTGGACGTGCGGAGCCAGCTGCTGCACCGGACGCTGGTGGAGGAGCTCAACAAGCGCATGTTCTTCAACACCGTCGGCGCCGTGGAGAACATCGGCTTCCGCCGCATCCCCGGCTACGGCGGCGGaccctcgtcgtcgtcggggaCGAGGACGTCctcgcgcggcggcggcgagcagCGTGGGCGGAGGAGCGGCAAGGAGAACAAGCACCAGTTCTTCATGGTCTGA